One window of the Archangium primigenium genome contains the following:
- a CDS encoding GuaB1 family IMP dehydrogenase-related protein, with product MRFLDGQKPTYDLTYTDLFLVPCRSEVTSRLDVDLTPPDKVGTTLPLIVSNMTAVSGKRMAETIARRGGIAVLPQDIPLDIVASNIAYVKSRHPVYETPITLRPGDTVQEGLNLIHKRAHGAVIVVNEHEEPLGIFTENDAQDVDRFTQLHRVMSTELLTFEEGTPLESMFEQLAGKRLSCAPVVKGRRLVGVVTRRGALRSTLYKPALDPRGQLLIGTAIGINGDVKGKAEALLRAGTDLLVIDVAHGHQRKMLETVELVRALSPTVPIMAGNVVTREGTRDLVSAGADLVKVGVGPGAMCTTRMMTGVGRPQFSAVLDCAEEARKLGRHICADGGVRHPRDVALALAAGAASVMIGSWFAGTYESPADTLRDNDGRLYKENFGMASQRAVKARTRSESLFERARKELFEEGISTSRMYLDRERPGVEDILDQIVAGVRSACTYAGARTLEDFHHNAVVGTQSQAGYEEGRPVRTSW from the coding sequence ATGCGGTTCCTCGATGGCCAGAAGCCCACCTACGATCTCACGTACACCGATCTCTTCCTGGTGCCCTGCCGCTCGGAGGTGACCTCGCGCCTGGACGTGGACCTGACGCCCCCGGACAAGGTGGGCACCACCCTGCCCCTGATCGTCTCCAACATGACAGCCGTGTCGGGCAAGCGCATGGCGGAGACCATCGCCCGCCGGGGCGGCATCGCCGTGCTGCCCCAGGACATCCCGCTGGACATCGTGGCGAGCAACATCGCCTACGTGAAGTCGCGCCACCCCGTCTACGAGACGCCCATCACGCTGCGGCCCGGGGACACCGTGCAGGAGGGGCTCAACCTCATCCACAAGCGCGCCCATGGCGCCGTCATCGTCGTCAACGAGCACGAGGAGCCCCTGGGCATCTTCACGGAGAACGACGCCCAGGACGTGGACCGCTTCACCCAGCTGCACCGGGTGATGTCCACCGAGCTGCTCACCTTCGAGGAAGGCACGCCCCTGGAGTCCATGTTCGAGCAGCTCGCGGGCAAGCGCTTGTCGTGCGCGCCCGTGGTGAAGGGCCGCCGGCTGGTGGGCGTGGTGACGCGCCGGGGCGCGCTGCGCTCCACGCTCTACAAGCCCGCTCTGGACCCCCGGGGCCAGCTGCTCATCGGCACGGCCATCGGCATCAACGGGGACGTGAAGGGCAAGGCCGAGGCCCTGCTGCGCGCGGGGACGGACCTGCTCGTCATCGACGTGGCGCACGGCCACCAGCGCAAGATGCTCGAGACGGTGGAGCTCGTGCGCGCGCTCTCTCCCACCGTGCCCATCATGGCGGGCAACGTCGTCACCCGCGAGGGCACGCGGGACCTGGTGTCGGCCGGGGCGGACCTGGTGAAGGTGGGCGTGGGCCCGGGCGCCATGTGCACCACGCGGATGATGACGGGCGTGGGTCGGCCCCAGTTCTCCGCGGTGCTGGACTGCGCCGAGGAGGCCCGGAAGCTCGGCCGCCACATCTGCGCGGACGGCGGCGTGCGCCACCCCCGGGACGTGGCGCTCGCGCTCGCGGCGGGCGCGGCCAGCGTGATGATCGGCTCGTGGTTCGCGGGCACCTACGAGAGCCCCGCGGACACGCTGCGCGACAACGACGGGCGGCTCTACAAGGAGAACTTCGGCATGGCCTCGCAGCGCGCGGTGAAGGCGCGCACCCGGAGCGAGTCCCTGTTCGAGCGTGCCCGCAAGGAGCTGTTCGAGGAGGGCATCAGCACCTCGCGCATGTACCTGGACCGCGAGCGGCCGGGCGTGGAGGACATCCTCGATCAGATCGTCGCGGGGGTGCGCAGCGCGTGCACCTACGCGGGCGCGCGCACCCTGGAGGACTTCCACCACAACGCGGTGGTGGGCACTCAGAGCCAGGCGGGCTACGAGGAAGGCCGCCCCGTGCGCACCAGCTGGTAA
- a CDS encoding ABC transporter ATP-binding protein, which yields MNEAGTRAPVLRVSGLEKTYGEVQAVRGLTFQVAPGEVLGLVGPNGAGKTTTLRCLAGILPPSTGRIWVAGYDLAQTPVEAKRALAFLPDEPRLFEYLSVWEHLNFVARLYGVEDWEARGRALLEEMELTGKEKALPGELSRGMKQKLSIACGFLHEPRLIILDEPLTGLDPLAIRRMKASLRQRAEAGTALVLSSHLLPLVEELCHRLLVIAGGRAVALGSLAEIRAHLSGSEDSGASLEELFIHITRTAP from the coding sequence ATGAACGAGGCCGGAACGAGGGCGCCGGTGCTGCGCGTGAGCGGCCTGGAGAAGACGTACGGCGAGGTCCAGGCCGTGCGGGGCCTCACCTTCCAGGTGGCGCCGGGCGAGGTGCTCGGCCTGGTGGGGCCCAATGGCGCGGGCAAGACGACCACGCTGCGGTGTCTGGCGGGCATCCTGCCGCCCTCCACGGGCCGCATCTGGGTGGCGGGGTATGACCTGGCCCAGACGCCCGTGGAGGCCAAGCGCGCCCTGGCGTTCCTGCCGGACGAGCCCCGGCTCTTCGAGTACCTGTCCGTCTGGGAGCACCTGAACTTCGTGGCGCGCCTGTACGGCGTGGAGGACTGGGAGGCGCGGGGGCGGGCGCTCCTGGAGGAGATGGAGCTGACGGGCAAGGAGAAGGCGCTGCCCGGGGAGCTGTCGCGGGGGATGAAGCAGAAGCTGTCCATCGCGTGCGGATTCCTGCACGAGCCCCGGCTCATCATCCTGGACGAGCCGCTCACGGGGTTGGATCCCCTGGCCATCCGGCGCATGAAGGCCTCGCTGCGTCAGCGCGCGGAGGCGGGCACGGCGCTGGTGCTCTCCTCGCACCTGTTGCCGCTGGTGGAGGAGCTGTGCCACCGGCTGCTCGTCATCGCCGGCGGCCGGGCGGTGGCGCTCGGGAGCCTCGCGGAGATCCGCGCGCACCTGAGTGGGAGCGAGGACTCGGGCGCGTCCCTGGAAGAGCTCTTCATCCACATCACCCGCACGGCGCCATGA
- a CDS encoding putative ABC exporter domain-containing protein — MSFPRAAVFLWVASTRNRLIHQARRLRQPKYLVGAAVGALYVYSFLLRRLSYLDAGEAVPPLARHFAQALLMAAALGTLLSAWALGPDRPALSFSETEVQQFFPAPVSRRHLLHFKLLRGLVGAGAGALFATVFTSRVLSPQPAFFFVGTFLSLTTVSLHTTAASFTRTRLARWGRWGSVLRWGVLTAVFAVLVGAVLAGLEAHPFPAETRERGELRAWLLTWLDSPVLWPGRVLLAVAFAEEGASFARRLPLALGLLGLHYTWVMTSAVPFEEAAVVRAEERARRREQLARRGGAAPARVGRQPFRLSARGRPEVALLWKNLVAGRRLGGPGRLVAAGVVGGVVAAVASGEGPAEILGHLRLFLAPLCAGIAVMLCVFGPSSVRVDLRMDLPRLEQLRALPLTGRQVVAAELAAPALLLGGTQIVLLVLAMGLALWRGGPWAETWVAGGLAALCVLPAVTLGGLFVQNAAVVLFPAWLPPEGERARGLEAMGQRLLTLVGTLVVLLVGLVPAAFLAAVVGFALYELGGLDVWALPFAGLSAAAVLVGEVALGIVGLGRAFEQLDVSGEGRGTGT; from the coding sequence ATGAGCTTTCCCCGCGCGGCGGTGTTCCTGTGGGTGGCGTCCACCCGCAACCGGCTCATTCACCAGGCGCGGCGGCTGCGCCAGCCCAAGTACCTGGTGGGCGCGGCGGTGGGCGCGCTGTACGTCTATTCCTTCCTGCTGCGGCGGCTGAGCTACCTGGACGCGGGCGAGGCGGTGCCGCCCCTGGCGCGGCACTTCGCCCAGGCGTTGCTCATGGCGGCCGCCCTGGGCACGCTCCTGTCCGCCTGGGCGCTGGGCCCGGACCGGCCGGCGCTGTCCTTCAGCGAGACGGAGGTGCAGCAGTTCTTCCCCGCGCCCGTGTCGCGGCGGCACCTGCTGCACTTCAAGCTGCTGCGGGGCCTGGTGGGCGCCGGGGCGGGCGCGCTCTTCGCCACCGTCTTCACCAGCCGGGTGCTCAGCCCCCAGCCGGCGTTCTTCTTCGTGGGCACCTTCCTGTCGCTCACCACGGTGAGCCTGCACACCACGGCGGCGTCCTTCACGCGCACGCGGCTCGCGCGCTGGGGGCGGTGGGGGAGCGTGCTGCGCTGGGGCGTGCTCACCGCGGTCTTCGCCGTGCTGGTGGGCGCGGTGCTGGCGGGGCTCGAGGCGCACCCCTTTCCCGCCGAGACGCGCGAGCGCGGGGAGCTGCGGGCCTGGCTGCTCACCTGGCTGGACTCGCCCGTGCTGTGGCCGGGGCGGGTGCTGCTGGCGGTGGCCTTCGCGGAGGAGGGCGCGTCCTTCGCGCGGCGGCTGCCCCTGGCCCTGGGCCTGCTCGGGCTGCACTACACCTGGGTGATGACGTCGGCCGTGCCCTTCGAGGAGGCCGCGGTGGTGCGGGCCGAGGAGCGGGCGCGGCGGCGCGAGCAGCTGGCGCGACGGGGCGGGGCGGCGCCCGCGCGCGTGGGCCGGCAGCCCTTCCGGCTGTCCGCCCGGGGCCGTCCGGAGGTGGCGCTGCTCTGGAAGAACCTGGTCGCCGGACGGCGGCTGGGCGGCCCGGGCCGGCTGGTGGCCGCGGGCGTGGTGGGCGGGGTGGTGGCGGCGGTGGCCTCGGGCGAGGGGCCCGCGGAGATCCTCGGCCACCTGCGCCTGTTCCTCGCGCCGCTGTGCGCGGGCATCGCGGTGATGTTGTGCGTCTTCGGGCCCTCGTCGGTGCGGGTGGACCTGCGCATGGACCTGCCGCGCCTGGAGCAATTGCGCGCCCTGCCGCTCACGGGGCGGCAGGTGGTGGCCGCGGAGCTGGCGGCGCCCGCGCTCCTGCTGGGCGGGACCCAGATCGTGCTGCTGGTGCTGGCGATGGGCCTGGCGCTGTGGCGGGGCGGGCCCTGGGCGGAGACGTGGGTGGCGGGCGGCCTGGCCGCGCTGTGCGTGCTGCCGGCGGTGACGCTGGGCGGGCTCTTCGTGCAGAACGCGGCGGTGGTGCTCTTTCCCGCCTGGCTGCCCCCGGAGGGGGAGCGGGCGCGGGGCCTGGAGGCCATGGGCCAGCGGCTGTTGACGCTCGTGGGCACCCTGGTGGTGCTGCTGGTGGGCCTGGTGCCCGCGGCCTTCCTCGCGGCGGTGGTGGGCTTCGCGCTCTACGAGCTCGGCGGGCTGGACGTGTGGGCGCTGCCCTTCGCGGGCCTGAGCGCGGCGGCGGTGCTGGTGGGGGAGGTGGCCCTGGGCATCGTGGGCCTGGGCCGTGCCTTCGAGCAGCTCGACGTGTCGGGCGAGGGCCGCGGCACCGGAACGTGA
- a CDS encoding fibronectin type III domain-containing protein, whose protein sequence is MNRSLASTLSAVATAAGLCATGAQAAPISDATTSIFGPRVYVFDPTMPAGDISSTATSIFTKMESNQFGQERYALLFKPGTYNNVNFNVGFYTHVAGLGQSPDDVQINGGVNVNSQWMPNANATCNFWRTLENFAVTPSTGVTRIAVSQAAPLRRLHVKGELHLFDFDSSWNAGWASGGFLADSLVDKIVVPASQQQWLSRNSKWASWNNAVWNMVFVGSVNTPSGATFPEPPYTVVDRTPIIREKPYPYFSNGQYYVFVPALQTNTQGISWASGPTPGQSLPISQFYIARPETDTAATLNSALTQGKHLLFTPGVYKLNDALRVKNANTIVLGLGVPSLVATTGQPTITVADVDGVKIGGLILEAGPINSASLLEVGPSGSSASHSTNPTFLYDLTVRTGGSFAGRNDVGIKINSHNVVADQLWLWRADHGEGAAWTTNPTKNGLVVNGRDVTIYGLFNEHHNEYQTVWNANGGRVYFYQSEIPYDVPNQASWKNGTVNGYASYKVASNVTTHEAWGLGVYSFFRDAPVKLENAIEVPNTSGVKLHHMTTIWLNGTAGSEITHIVNGLGGRVYGNTPADAMRQTYNEYAGTGTPPASDTQAPSTPANLSATASSSSQINLTWSASSDNVGVTGYDVYRGGAQVGSAGSTTYSDTGLSASTAYSYTVRARDAAGNTSGASNTASATTQAGSTNPGAEFTTGATNVSSTQAQLWFKASGFTANYVILHYSTPGIGQQNLNATYNSGTGRWEYTVSGLSSGTVLTYSFTYNKSGAQYDTATYTWTKP, encoded by the coding sequence ATGAACAGAAGTCTGGCATCCACGTTGTCCGCGGTGGCCACCGCCGCGGGCCTGTGCGCGACCGGCGCCCAGGCGGCGCCCATCTCCGACGCGACCACCAGCATCTTCGGCCCGCGCGTCTACGTCTTCGACCCCACCATGCCGGCGGGGGACATCTCCAGCACCGCCACCTCCATCTTCACCAAGATGGAGTCCAACCAGTTCGGCCAGGAGCGCTACGCGCTGCTCTTCAAGCCGGGCACGTACAACAACGTGAACTTCAACGTGGGCTTCTACACCCACGTGGCGGGCCTCGGTCAGAGCCCGGACGACGTGCAGATCAACGGCGGGGTGAACGTCAACTCCCAGTGGATGCCCAACGCCAACGCCACGTGCAACTTCTGGCGCACCCTGGAGAACTTCGCCGTCACGCCGTCCACGGGCGTCACGCGCATCGCCGTGTCCCAGGCCGCGCCCCTGCGCCGCCTGCACGTCAAGGGCGAGCTGCACCTGTTCGACTTCGACTCGAGCTGGAACGCGGGCTGGGCCAGCGGCGGCTTCCTGGCCGACTCGCTCGTGGACAAGATCGTGGTGCCCGCCTCCCAGCAGCAGTGGCTGTCGCGCAACAGCAAGTGGGCCAGCTGGAACAACGCCGTGTGGAACATGGTGTTCGTGGGCAGCGTGAACACGCCCTCGGGCGCCACCTTCCCCGAGCCGCCCTACACGGTGGTTGATCGCACGCCCATCATCCGGGAGAAGCCGTACCCCTACTTCAGCAACGGCCAGTACTACGTCTTCGTGCCGGCGCTGCAGACCAACACCCAGGGCATCAGCTGGGCCAGCGGCCCGACGCCCGGCCAGTCCCTGCCCATCTCGCAGTTCTACATCGCCCGCCCCGAGACGGACACGGCCGCCACCCTCAACAGCGCGCTGACCCAGGGCAAGCACCTGCTGTTCACCCCGGGCGTCTACAAGCTCAACGACGCCCTGCGCGTGAAGAACGCCAACACCATCGTGCTGGGCCTCGGCGTGCCCTCGCTGGTGGCCACCACGGGCCAGCCCACCATCACCGTGGCGGACGTGGACGGCGTGAAGATCGGTGGCCTCATCCTCGAGGCCGGTCCCATCAACTCCGCGAGCCTGCTGGAGGTCGGTCCCTCGGGCAGCTCGGCGAGCCACTCCACCAACCCCACCTTCCTCTACGATCTGACGGTGCGCACGGGCGGCTCGTTCGCGGGCCGCAACGACGTGGGCATCAAGATCAACAGCCACAACGTGGTGGCCGACCAGCTCTGGCTGTGGCGCGCGGACCACGGCGAGGGCGCCGCGTGGACCACCAACCCCACCAAGAACGGCCTGGTCGTCAACGGCCGTGACGTGACCATCTACGGCCTCTTCAACGAGCACCACAACGAGTACCAGACGGTGTGGAACGCCAACGGCGGCCGGGTCTACTTCTACCAGTCGGAGATCCCCTACGACGTGCCCAACCAGGCGTCGTGGAAGAACGGCACCGTGAACGGCTACGCCTCGTACAAGGTGGCCAGCAACGTCACCACCCACGAGGCGTGGGGCCTGGGCGTGTACTCCTTCTTCCGGGACGCGCCCGTGAAGCTGGAGAACGCCATCGAGGTGCCCAACACCTCGGGCGTGAAGCTGCACCACATGACGACCATCTGGCTCAACGGCACGGCGGGCAGCGAGATCACCCACATCGTCAACGGCCTGGGCGGCCGGGTCTACGGCAACACGCCCGCGGACGCCATGCGCCAGACCTACAACGAGTACGCGGGCACGGGCACGCCTCCCGCGAGCGACACCCAGGCGCCCAGCACCCCGGCGAACCTCTCGGCCACGGCCAGCTCCAGCAGCCAGATCAACCTGACCTGGAGCGCGTCCTCGGACAACGTGGGCGTGACGGGCTACGACGTCTACCGGGGCGGCGCGCAGGTGGGCTCGGCGGGCTCCACCACGTACAGCGACACGGGCCTGTCGGCCTCCACGGCCTACAGCTACACGGTCCGGGCGCGGGACGCGGCGGGCAACACCTCGGGGGCGAGCAACACCGCGAGCGCCACCACGCAGGCGGGCTCGACCAACCCGGGCGCCGAGTTCACCACCGGCGCGACCAACGTGAGCAGCACCCAGGCGCAGCTGTGGTTCAAGGCCTCGGGCTTCACGGCGAACTACGTGATCCTCCACTACAGCACCCCGGGCATCGGCCAGCAGAACCTGAACGCCACGTACAACAGCGGCACGGGCCGCTGGGAGTACACGGTGTCGGGCCTGAGCTCGGGCACGGTGCTCACGTACTCGTTCACCTACAACAAGAGCGGCGCCCAGTACGACACGGCGACGTACACCTGGACCAAGCCCTGA
- a CDS encoding type VI immunity family protein, translating into MSARYPRIRLQEFFEGQPLALVREGVSFSFYTRCAHEHLAPAVLRALELYLRTVGPQALSGYFDAEGDWRELDTVGWLDIRQKLLNPRGARIELSRSPDALTGHAWRYQGRALDESAGASEETRELSFSVPTEYLEQQGPHRVRDLALRIARTLPFDSGHAGMTLLFPGWTPRNTPLLRDRFFRHPGLDIPEPTLARSLGMKLKGAYWLTFLGPTVLAALGGEVGLRERLRDPGSSVESWDGAHAVVTLGEWPELGDSRTADGLPAYRALARVLEPWLYIEPRWPWGNLTLDETRRWQCRFLEDERLK; encoded by the coding sequence ATGAGCGCGCGCTACCCGCGAATCCGGCTCCAGGAATTCTTCGAGGGCCAACCCTTGGCGTTGGTCCGCGAGGGGGTGTCGTTTTCCTTCTACACGCGGTGCGCTCACGAGCACCTGGCCCCCGCGGTCCTCCGCGCCTTGGAACTCTACCTTCGCACCGTGGGCCCGCAGGCATTGAGCGGATACTTCGATGCCGAGGGCGACTGGCGAGAGCTGGACACGGTGGGATGGCTCGACATCCGCCAGAAGCTGCTGAACCCGCGAGGGGCCCGGATCGAGTTGTCGAGGAGTCCTGACGCGCTCACCGGTCATGCCTGGCGCTACCAAGGGCGGGCCCTCGATGAATCCGCCGGAGCGTCCGAGGAAACCCGTGAGCTGTCCTTCTCGGTGCCCACCGAGTATCTGGAGCAACAAGGACCCCATCGGGTGCGGGACCTGGCACTCCGCATCGCCAGGACCCTTCCCTTCGACTCAGGCCACGCGGGAATGACCCTGCTGTTTCCTGGCTGGACCCCGCGCAATACCCCGCTCCTCCGCGATCGTTTCTTCCGACACCCGGGCCTGGACATTCCCGAACCCACGCTCGCCCGCTCCTTGGGGATGAAGCTCAAGGGCGCCTATTGGTTGACCTTCCTGGGCCCCACCGTCCTCGCGGCCCTGGGCGGAGAGGTGGGATTGCGTGAACGACTGCGCGATCCTGGAAGCAGCGTGGAGTCCTGGGATGGCGCGCACGCGGTGGTGACCTTGGGCGAATGGCCGGAGCTGGGCGATTCGCGGACCGCGGACGGGCTTCCCGCCTATCGCGCGCTGGCCCGTGTCTTGGAGCCCTGGCTCTACATCGAGCCGCGTTGGCCCTGGGGCAATCTCACCCTGGACGAAACGCGCCGCTGGCAATGCCGCTTCCTGGAGGACGAACGCCTGAAATGA